In Corynebacterium guangdongense, one DNA window encodes the following:
- a CDS encoding tyrosine recombinase XerC, which yields MSARPTEQDPRPTGQVAEAVEDFAEYQRLVLGRSEATVKAYRGDLLSLAEYVPSFEQFTLNRLRSWLSIAVEKGQARATLARKTSAARTFSAWAVRQGHLRTDVAARLATPKRHRHLPAVASREGAADLIAAPDQHTPEGLRDAAMLELLYATGMRVGELVGLDVGDVDLVRCVARVTGKGNKQRTVPFGEPAADAIEAWLGRGRRELVSARTADEALFLGARGGRIDQRQVRRVVEAAASESGAGELSPHSLRHSAATHLLEGGADLRIVQEMLGHASLSTTQVYTHVSAERLRHVFQQAHPRA from the coding sequence ATGAGTGCACGCCCAACCGAACAGGACCCGCGGCCGACGGGCCAGGTCGCAGAGGCCGTCGAGGACTTCGCTGAGTACCAGCGACTGGTCCTCGGACGCTCCGAAGCCACCGTCAAGGCATACCGTGGCGACCTGCTCAGCCTGGCCGAGTACGTCCCCAGTTTCGAACAGTTCACGCTGAACCGGCTTCGTTCCTGGTTGTCGATCGCGGTGGAGAAGGGCCAGGCCCGCGCAACACTGGCACGCAAGACTTCGGCCGCGAGAACCTTCTCCGCCTGGGCGGTGCGCCAGGGACACCTCCGAACGGACGTCGCGGCACGACTGGCCACCCCCAAGCGTCATCGCCACCTGCCTGCGGTGGCCTCGCGGGAGGGGGCGGCGGACCTAATCGCCGCGCCGGACCAGCACACTCCCGAAGGGCTGCGCGACGCGGCGATGCTGGAGCTGCTCTACGCCACCGGCATGCGCGTCGGGGAGCTTGTCGGCCTTGACGTCGGGGACGTGGATCTGGTGCGCTGCGTGGCCCGCGTTACCGGCAAGGGCAACAAACAGCGGACCGTGCCTTTCGGTGAGCCTGCCGCCGACGCCATCGAGGCGTGGCTGGGCCGGGGGCGGCGGGAGCTGGTCAGTGCGCGCACCGCCGACGAGGCGCTCTTCCTCGGGGCCCGGGGCGGGAGGATTGATCAGCGCCAGGTCCGCCGCGTGGTGGAGGCTGCCGCCTCCGAAAGCGGGGCGGGGGAGCTGAGCCCGCACAGCCTGCGGCACTCGGCGGCGACGCACCTGCTCGAGGGCGGGGCTGACCTGCGAATCGTCCAGGAAATGCTGGGCCACGCCAGCTTGTCGACCACCCAGGTCTACACGCACGTGTCCGCGGAGAGGCTCAGGCACGTCTTTCAGCAGGCTCATCCGCGGGCCTGA
- the dprA gene encoding DNA-processing protein DprA: MIARHAWAYLNRVVEGPSRPLQALLASGRDAEEIAHGVRTRTSWLGELGPATEARHAWNRAAEDLELAHAAGVRLLTPEDEEWPTEQLDLAFGFAASGLSPHLRSHQADAVPPHALWVRGAPLQPLLAQAVAVVGTRTATAYGREATRLIVAGLAAHQWTIVSGGAKGVDAIAHETALAVPGKTIAVAACGLDRDYPAAHTDLFGRIVRSGSAMISEYPPGTTPQRHRFLTRNRLVAALTRGTVCTQAPWRSGALNTMSWAEGLGKVAMAVPGPVTTNDNVGCHTRIREGRAELVATADDVRSLLETVGSVDPDGQYEMAFGPSVVQALSRNELRVYDALTVSAARDANAIAVDAGLTIALTVHLLVELERKSLVRREGTTWRRAAD; the protein is encoded by the coding sequence GTCCGCACACGGACGTCCTGGCTCGGCGAACTCGGTCCCGCAACCGAGGCCCGCCACGCCTGGAACCGGGCGGCGGAGGACCTGGAACTCGCCCACGCCGCCGGCGTGCGGCTCCTCACGCCCGAAGACGAGGAATGGCCGACCGAGCAGCTGGACCTGGCCTTCGGCTTCGCCGCCAGCGGACTGAGCCCCCACCTGCGCTCCCACCAGGCCGACGCCGTCCCGCCCCACGCCCTGTGGGTCCGGGGTGCCCCGCTGCAACCGTTACTGGCCCAGGCCGTGGCAGTGGTGGGAACCCGCACGGCCACCGCCTACGGGCGTGAGGCCACCCGCCTCATCGTCGCCGGGCTGGCCGCGCACCAGTGGACCATCGTCTCCGGCGGGGCCAAGGGTGTGGACGCCATCGCCCACGAGACGGCCCTCGCGGTCCCGGGGAAAACCATCGCAGTGGCCGCCTGCGGCCTCGACCGCGACTACCCGGCGGCCCACACGGATCTGTTCGGGCGAATCGTGCGTTCCGGGTCCGCGATGATCAGCGAGTACCCGCCCGGTACGACCCCGCAACGTCACCGCTTCCTCACCCGCAACCGGCTGGTCGCGGCCCTGACCCGGGGAACGGTGTGCACCCAGGCGCCCTGGCGCTCCGGTGCGCTCAACACGATGTCCTGGGCGGAGGGCCTGGGGAAGGTGGCCATGGCGGTGCCCGGGCCGGTCACGACCAACGACAACGTGGGGTGTCACACCCGAATCCGGGAGGGCCGGGCGGAGCTGGTGGCCACCGCCGACGACGTGAGGTCGTTGCTGGAAACTGTCGGCAGCGTCGACCCGGACGGGCAGTATGAGATGGCCTTCGGGCCCAGCGTCGTGCAGGCCCTGTCGAGGAACGAACTGCGCGTCTACGACGCACTGACCGTCAGCGCCGCCCGCGACGCCAATGCGATCGCCGTCGACGCCGGACTGACGATCGCGCTGACCGTCCACCTGCTGGTCGAACTGGAGCGCAAGTCTCTCGTCCGCAGAGAGGGGACTACCTGGCGCCGCGCCGCGGACTGA